GGCCCCACACCACGCAGACCCGTGGCCTGCCGGAGCGGCCCGGCAGTTCCAGGGGTACCGCGCCCGGCCCGTTGTAGGGCACGTACCGCATCGGCAGCCGGGTACCCCGCAGCACCGGCGCGATCGGGTCCGGGCACGGGTCGATGATGTGGTCGATCCGGGCGTAGATCCGCTCGGCCAGATCGTGGCCGACCATCTCGCCCAGGGTCCAGGCCGCCGTCGCGGAGTTCAGCCGCTCGGTACGGCCGTCGGCACCCAGCGGGTCCAGTCCGTCGTCGGGGCCGGTGGGTCCCCACAGGTGGAGGATGTTGGGTACCTGGGCTGCTTCGGCTGCCGGGGGTCCTTCGTAGCCGACCAGGTCGTGTACCACCAGGTGGGGGCGCCAGCAGCGGGCGTAGTCGCGGGCGGCGTCGATGCTGCGGTGCAGGCGCCGGCGGGAGCGGGCCGAGGTGGTGTCCCACCACTGCTGGAAGTCGAAGGTGTCCTTGTCCAGTGGTTCCCCGGTGTCCGGGTGCGGTGGCGGATCGGGGTAGGGCCAGCTACCCAGATAAAAACTCCCCACATTGAAGCTACGGGTGAACAGCAGCAGATCAAGGGTGTCCAGCAGCGGAACGGGGGTGAGCCCCGCGGCCGTCAACCGGTCCACATCGGACTCCGTGCAGAGCACGTGTACCTCGTGTCCGGCGGCGCGCAGGGCCCAGCCCAGCGGAACCATCGGAAAGTAGTGCCCCGGCCACGAGGACACCACGAACAACACCCGCATACGCCACTCCACCCGTTGACAGCGCCGGATTCCAGCCCGGCCGAGAATGACCGGGCCCGGCTGGAGGAATCCCTAGATCCGGTGCCGTTCAATGGCGGCGCGAAGGCCACGCGACAACCACGGACGCCTGCTCGCCCCACCGGAAAGGGGAAGACGTGTCCAAGCGCGCACTGATCACCGGGATCACCGGGCAGGACGGCTCCTACCTCACCGAGTACCTGCTCGGGCTGGGCTATCAGGTCTGGGGCCTGGTCACGCCGAGGGCGGACCCGCGCGCCTCGCGGATCGGGCACCTGCTGGCCGAGGTCTCCCTGCTGCGCGGGGACCTGACGGACGCGGAAAGCCTGGTGGCGGCGGTGGACAGGGCGCGGCCCGACGAGGTGTACAACCTGGCCGCCATGTCCTTCGTGCCGCTGTCCTGGCAGCAGGCGGAACTCGCCGCCGATGTCAACGGCATGGGAGTGCTGCGGATGCTGGAGGCCATCCGGATCGTCTCCGGGCGAGACGGGCCGCCAGGCGGCGCGCACCCCGGGGACCCGCGGTTCTACCAGGCTTCCTCCTCCGAGATGTTCGGCAACGCCGCGGAGACACCGCAGCACGAGCACACCCCGCCGCAACCCCGCAGCCCCTACGGCGCCGCCAAGGCCTACGGGCACCTGCTCACCGGGAACTACCGGGACGCACTCGGCCTGTACGCGGTTTCCGGGATCATGTTCAACCACGAGTCACCCCGCCGCCGCCCCGGCGTCGCGCGCAAGATCTCCCTCGCGGTGGCCCGGATCAAACTCGGCCACCAGGACAAGCTCCACCTCGACCGGCTCGACGCCCGGCGGGACTGGGGCTACGCGGGCGACTACGTCCGCGCCATGCATCTGGCGTTGCAGCAGGACCGCGCCGCCGACTACGTGATCGGCACCGGCCGCACGCACTCCGTCCGGGACATGGTGCGGATCGCCTTCGACGAGGTGGGCCTCGACTGGCGGGACCACGTCACCTCGGGCTCCGGACCGGAGGACACGGTGGAGACCGACCTGCTGCGCGCCGATCCGGTCCGCGCGCACAGCAGGCTGGGCTGGCGCCCCACCGTCAGCTTCGAAGAGCTGGTACGCATGATGGTCGACTCCGACCTGCGCGGGCTCACCACGGAACGGGGCGCGGCGGCCCACCCGCGGATCGCGGGCCAGGTCGGCTGAGCCCGCGGATCTAGGGTTTCCTCCAGCCGCCACGGTCCATCCTTGGTCCGGCCGGATGCCGGTGCCCTGTCGACGACTTGGAGTGGCGTATGCGGGTGTTGTTCGTGGTGTCCTCGTGGCCGGGGCACTACTTTCCGATGGTTCCGCTGGGCTGGGCCCTGCGCGCCGCCGGACACGAGGTACACGTGCTCTGCGCACCGTCCGAAGTGGGCGGACTGACCAGAGCAGGGCTGACCCCGGTACCGGTGCTGGACACCCTGGACGTCACCCAGTACGCGCGGGTGTTCAATGTGGGGAGTTTTTATCTGGGTAGCTGGCCCTACCCCGATCCGCCACCGCACCCGGACACCGGGGAACCACTGGACAAGGACACCTTCGACTTCCAGCAGTGGTGGGACACCACCTCGGCCCGCTCCCGCCGGCGCCTGCACCGCAGCATCGACGCCGCCCGCGACTACGCCCGCTGCTGGCGCCCCCACCTGGTGGTACACGACCTGGTCGGCTACGAAGGACCCCCGGCAGCCGAAGCAGCCCAGGTACCCAACATCCTCCACCTGTGGGGACCCACCGGCCCCGACGACGGACTGGACACCGTCGACGGCAGCAACGGCAACGAGCAGTTCACCTCCGCCACCGCCAGGCACACCCTGACCGAGCTGGCAGGCCACGACCTCGCCGAGCGGATCTACGGCCACACCGAGTACGTCCTCGACCCCTGCCCCGACCCGGTGGCCCCGAAGCTGCGCCGCGGGCAGCGACTGCCGATGCGGTACGTGCCCTACAACGGGCCGGGCGCGGTACCCCTGGAACTTCCGGAACCCTCCGGCAGGCCACGGGTCTGCATGGTGTGGGGCCGCTCCGGCACCCGTACCTTCGGCGCGGCCTCCAACAAGCTGCCGCAGATGATCGAGGCGGCCACCTCGCTGGACGCGGAGGTGCTGCTACTGGCGCTGCGCGAGGACGTGCAGGGGTACGACCTCCCGGACACCGTGCACCCGATGGTCGAGGTGCCGCTGCACCTGGTGCTGCCCGGTTGCGACGCGGTGGTGCACTACGGCAGCGGCGGCGCGACGATGACCTCCGTCGCCGCCGGGGTGCCCCAGCTCGCACTGCCGCTGGCGCACAACTCGGCCCTGCTCACCGGGCGCTTCACCGAGGTGGGCTGCGGCCTCACCGTGCCCAACTACGAGGCCGACGTGCCCTCCCTGCGAGCGGCGCTGGAACGGCTGGTCGGCGAGGCATCCTTCGCGGCGGCAGCAAGGGACCTGGCCGCCATGGCGGCCGGCATGCCCACCCCCGCCGCCACCGTCGGCACCCTCGAGGACATCGCCGGTGCCCGCACCGGCCCGCCGGCGAGCCACGCGCTCGCCTGAGCGAACGGAAGGAGTCCGTGGTGAGCCGCTACAGCCGCCGCGCGTTCGGCCGGGTCGGCGCGGCAGCCGCGCTGGGCGCGGCCCCGGTCGCGGCCGGAGGGGTCGCCAACGCCGGCACGGCAGGGACCGGCCGGTGCCGGACGTTCGTCTTCGTGCCTGGCGCCTTCGGCCGGGCCGCCATGTTCGGCTATCTGGTGAACGCGCTGGCCGCCCGCGGGCATCGCGCGCTCGCCGTGGAACTGCCCGGCCACCAGCCCGGGATGGTGCCCTACGGCCCCGGGTTCCAGGCACCCCAGGACCTCGCGGCGTGGGCGGCCGTGCCCTCCCCGCTGGCCGGTATCGGCCTGCGCGAGTACGTGCGGCACACCATCGGGGTGGTGCGCGCGGCCGCAGGGCACGGCCGGGTCGTGCTGGCAGGTGCCAGCGCGGGTGGCCTGGTGATCGGCCTGGTGGCCCAGGCGGTACCGCACCTGATCGAGCATCTGGTCTACGAGGACGCCTTCTGCTGCGTGCGGCTGCCCAGTATCGCCGAGTACTACCGGACCCCGGAGGCCGAGGGCGCGCACAACGAGTTCGTCGGCCGCGCCCTGGTCGGCGACCCGGCCCGGCTGGGCGCGCTGCGGGTGAACTGGCGCTCAGCCGACCCGGACTTCCTCGGCGAGGCCCGGCCAGCCTTCCTCACTCCGGACGCGCCGGACCGGGAACTGTTGGACGTGCTGAACATCCTGTACCCGGACGATCCACTCGGGCTCAACCAGGCCGACGCCCGGATCGACCCCCGGCGGTGGGGCCGGATCCGGCGCACCTTCGTCCGGCACACCCGCGACGGCCTGGTGCCACTCGCGCTACAGGACCGGATGATCCGTGAGGCGGACGAGCTCACCCCCGGCAACCCGTTCCGGGTGCGCAGCGTGGCCACCGGGCACACACCCGCCGCGGACAGGCTTCCCGAGGTCGTGGCGATCCTCGATGAACTCGGCTGAACCCGGCCGACCCACCGAGCCCGAAGGGTGACGGAGATGAAGGCACTCGTGCTCGCAGGCGGCGCCGGTACCCGGCTGCGCCCGATCACGCACACCTCGGCCAAACAACTGGTTCCGGTGGCGAACAAGCCCATCCTGTTCTACGGCCTGGAGTCGATCGCCGCGGCCGGGATCACCGAGGTCGGCATCGTCGTCGGCGACACCGAGGCCGAGGTGCGGGCGGCGATCGGCGACGGTTCCCGGTTCGGCGTCGCGGTGACCTACCTGCGCCAGCAGGCACCGCTCGGCCTCGCGCACGCGGTGCTGATCGCCGCGGACTTCCTCGGCGGTGACGACTTCCTGATGTTCCTCGGGGACAACTTCGTGTTCGGCGGCATCACCGAGGTGGTGCGGCGGTTCACCGAGCAGCGGCCGGACGCCCAGGTCCTGGTCACCAAGGTGGCCAACCCCTCGGAGTTCGGGGTGGCCGAACTCGACCGGGACGGCCAGCTGATCGGCCTCGAGGAGAAACCGGAGCTGCCGCGCACCGATCTCGCGCTGGTCGGGGTCTACCTGTTCACCCCCGCGGTGCACACCGCGGTGCGGGCGATCGAACCCTCGGCGCGGGGCGAGCTGGAGATCACCGACGCGCTGCGCTGGCTGCTGGAGGGCGGATACGACCTGCGGGCCAGCGAGATCTCCGGGTACTGGAAGGACACCGGCAACGTCGCCGACATGCTCGAGGTCAACCGGCTGCTGCTGGAGACCCTGGAACCGGCCGTGCTCGGTGCGGTGGACGAGGACACCGAGATCGTCGGCAGGGTGCGGATCGAACCGGGCGCCATGGTGTCCGCATCCCGGGTGGTCGGCCCGGCCATCATCGGCGCAGGCACCGTGGTGACCGGCTCCTACGTCGGCCCCTCCACCTCGATCGCGGAGAACTGCGTGCTGCGCGACAGCGAGGTCGAGTTCTCCATCGTGCTGGCCGACTCGCTGCTGGACGGGGTGCACCGGGTCGAGGCCTCGCTGATCGGCCGCAACGTCACCGTGCACGTGACCCAGCGGGTGCCGGTGGCGCACCGGCTGGTGATCGGGGACCACGGCTGGGTCCAGTTGCCCGGCTGACCACGCCGACATCGCTGATGAGGAAGGACGAGCAGATGGAGTTCACCAGCCTTGGCCGGACCGCGCTGCGGGTGAGCAGGCTCTGCCTCGGCACGCTCAACCTCGGGGTACGCACCACCACCGAGGAGGCCTTCACGATCCTGGACCACGCGCTGGACCGCGGGATCAACTTCGTCGACACGGCCAACCAGTACGGCTGGCAGCGGTACAAGGGCTACACCGAGGACCTGCTTGGCGAATGGTTCGCCCTCGGCGGCGAGCGGCGGGACCGGGTGGTGCTCGCCACCAAGGTGGGCAACCCCATGACCGAGCTGCCGAACGACCAGGGGTTGTCCGCCCGCAACATCATCGCCTCCTGCGAGCGGTCCCTGCGACGGCTGCGCACCGAATGGATCGACCTGTACCAGATGCACCACATCGACCGCGCCGCGCCGTGGGAAGAGGTGTGGCAGGCGATGGAAACGTTGGTGCGGCAAGGAAAGGTCCGCTACGTCGGATCCTCCAACTTCGCGGGCTGGCATCTGGTCGAGGCGCAGGCGGCGGCGCGGGAACGCAACTTCCTCGGAGTGGTCTCCGAGCAGTGCGTCTACAACCTCATCACCCGGCAGGTGGAGCTGGAGCTGATCCCGGCCGCGCGGCGGTACGGCATCGCCGTGCTGCCCTGGTCCCCGCTGCACGGCGGCCTGCTCTCCGGCGGGCTGCGCAAGCTGGAGAACGGGGAGGCGGTCAAGACCGCGCAGGGACGCGCCCAGCAGGCGCTGGTGACCCACGGTTCGGCGGTGGCGGCCTACGAGAAGCTGTGCGACGCCTACGGGATGGACCCCGCGGAGGTCGGGATGGCCTGGGTCGCCTCCCGCCCTGGGGTGACCGCGCCGGTGGTCGGCCCGCGCACCCTCGGCCAGCTGGACGGCGCGGTGCGCGCCCTGCGTACCGCGCTGCCAGCCGACCTCACCGGGGAGCTGGAGACGCTGTTTCCTCCGGTGGGCAACGGCGGCCCCGGCCCGGAGGCCTGGGCCTGGTGAGCGGGCGTGCTCAGGACCGGGTCAGCACCCGTTCGGCACCAGGCGCCGGATCAGGTCACTGATCCGGTCGATGTCCGTCGCGGTGACCGCGGTCCCGGTCGGCAGCGCCAGCACCCGGTCGGCCAGCGCCTCCGCGCGGGGCAGCGGCAGCGGGGCATGCCGGTCCGGCCGGTCGGCGTAGGGCAGCAGCTGGTGGCAGGCGGGATGGAAATAGGGCCGGGACAGCACATTGTTCCTGGTGAGCAGCTCGTGCAGGCGGTCGCGGTGGATCCCGGCCAGCGCCGCGTCCACCTCGATGACCAGGTACTGGTGGTTCGCCACCTCGCCGTCGGCCTGCTCACGCACGCTGATACCGGGCACCCCGGCCAGCCCGGCCCGGTAGCGCCGGTGGTTCGCCCGGTTGGCCGCCGCGAAGTCCGGCATGGATTCCAGCGAGGTGAGGCCCATCGCGGCCGCGCCCTCGGTGAGCTTGGCGTTCGTTCCGGCGAACGCGACCTTGCGGTCCGGGGTGATGCCGAAGTTGCGCATCGCCCTGGCCCGGCCCGCCACCACCGCGTCGTTGGTGACGATCGCGCCGCCCTCGAAGCTGTTCACGTACTTGTTGGCGTGGAAGCTGAACACCTCGGCGGTACCGAACCCGCCGATCGGCGAGCCCCGGTAGGTGCAGCCGATCCCGTGCGCGGCGTCGTACAGCACCACCAGGTCGTGCCGCCAGGCGAGCTCGGCCAGCCGGTCGATCTCGCAGGGATGGCCGAACACGTGCACCCCGAGAATTCCCCTGGTGCGCGGGCCGATCAGCCGCTCGGCGTGGTCGGGGTCGATGGTGCCGCTGACCTCGTCCACATCGCAGAAGACCGGCACGATGCCGATCCAGTCCAGTGCGTGCGCGGTCGCGACCCAGGTGAACCCCGGCACCAGAACCTCGTCCCCGGCCACGAGGCCACTGGCGCGGGCTGCGACCTGGATGCCCGCCGTGGCGTTGCACATGGCGACGCAGTAGCCGGTCCCGGTGACCTCGGCCAGCGCCGCCTCGAACTCCGCCACCAGCGGGCCGTCGGTGAGCCACTGCCGGTCCAGCGCCCCCTCGATCCGCTGCCGGAACCGGTCCCGGTCCCCGAGGTTGGGGCGGCCGACATGCAGTGGCTCGGTGAACTCCGGGCCGTCCGCGTTCGTCATCTGCTCCATGGCTCCCCTTTCGGTATCTGTTCCCGCGGTTCGCGGGCGCGGTCCAGGACGGAGCGCAGCGCGGCCACCAGCGTCCTGGCCTGGACGTTGACGTAGTGGCTGTACTTGAGGAACTCGGTCAGCTGGGGCAGCGACATCCAGTGGAACTGCGGAGGGGCCGCAGGCAGCCCTTCGCCGACGTCCACGATGAGATAGCGGGTGGTGGCGTGGTAGAACCGGCCACCCTCCTCGGACAGCACGCTGTCGAACAGCACCGACCCGGCCGGTGCCGACCGCACCAGATCCAGGTAGCGGGGCTGGTGCTCGGGGCCGAACTGGGTGTAGTTCTCCGGGGTGCACTGCACCGTGGGGCCGAGTTCGACCACATCCCGGTATCCCGCCTCCACGGTGGCGTTGACCAGTGCATGCGGGACGCCATGGTGGTACCGGACCAGCAGGGCCGCGATCCCGGTGCCGCGTGGCCGCAGCAGCGGCTGGCACCAGGACGGCACCTCCCTGGTGTTCGAGTCGACCTCGGTCCCGACGATGTCGAAGTACCGGCCGTCCCGGTGCGTGATCCGGTCCGGACGCACCTGCCAGCCGCCCTCGTGTACCGACGGCAGGGGCATCAGCCGCGCCGTGACGGTGTGCTCGCTCAGCTGCTCGGTGAGCCAGCTGCGGATCTCGACCTCGGTGTGCAGCGACTGCCGGTCGCCGTCCGGGGCCCGGTGCCAGCCCGGCATGCAGGACAACACCGTGCGGGTGTCCATGTTGACCAGGTTGTCCACCGCGAGCAGCCGGTTCAGCTGGCGCAGGGTAAGCCAGCAGAAGTCCTCTCCGGCTTCCACCTCAGGACCGACCTCGACGATCATGTTCCGGTTGCGCTTGCAGTAGAACCAGGCGCCCTGCTCGGACTGCAGCACATCGGCCAGCACGGTGCCCGAGCCCGCGGCGGAGCGGCGGAAGTGCTCGAGGTACGGCACGGTGGCGCCGCCGTGCGCGCGGGTGTAGTTGCTCCTGGTCGCCTGCACCGTTGGCGACAGCTGGATCCCGTTCACGTTGCCGGGTTCGGTCTTGGCCTGCACCAGGCAGTGCAGCAGCCCGTTGATCTCCCGTACCACGATGCCGAGGATCCCGATCTCCGGCTGGTTGATGATGGGCTGCGACCACTCCCGGACCGGGCCGGTGTCCGTGCTGACCCGTAGGCCCTGCACCGAGTAGAACCGGCCGGACCGGTGCCGCAGGTCACCGAGTCCAGGCCGGAAGTGCCAGCCGCGCATCTCGTCCAGCGGCACCAGCCGGACCCGCTGCCGGTGCACCCGGCGGCGGTCCTCGAGCCAACGCTGGACCCCTGCGTCGTCCAGCACCGCGCCCCCCGTTGCCGATGCGGACGCGGCCAGCCGTGTGGCCAGCGTTGGATACCGCGTGAGCGAGGCGAGCTCGATCATAGCCTGCCCTCCGAGCGTTGCCGGTCGCCGCACATAGTGGACTCCGGATGCGCGGCAAAACCCCAGTGTTTGCGGCTGCCGGTTTCGCTCTGGGGGATTGTGTAGTTCCCCGTGGGTACGTTTCGCGACTGGCGCGCTGTTCCGCCGCAGGACGGACGTATCACGGGTTGGGGTTGGGCCACGCATGGCAGAGGACCAGGACAAGGTTGTCGACTACCTTCGGCGGGTCACCGTCGACCTGAGCCGCGCCCGTCAGCGGGTGGAGGAGCTCGAGTACCGCAACCACGAGCCGATCGCGATCGTGGGCATGGGCTGCCGCTACCCGGGCGGGGTCGGCTCCCCGGAGGACCTGTGGCGCCTGGTGCACGAGGGTGGCGACGCGATATCCGCGTTCCCCCTGGACCGCGGGTGGCGCACCGGCGAGACGTCCGGCCCTGGCCTTGGTGGGTTCCTGGACGGCGCGGCCGAGTTCGATCCGGCCTTCTTCGACATGTCGCCGCGGGAGGCCATGTCCACCGACGCCCAGCACCGGCTGCTGCTGGAGGTGACCTGGGAGGCACTGGAGCACGCCCGCCTGGACCCGCGCTCGCTGCGCGGCAGCCGCACCGGGGTGTTCGCCGGAATCATCTATGGCGACTACGGCACCCTGCTCGATCCCGAGGACTTCCGTGGGTACCAGGGCACCGGCAGTGCGCAGAGCCTCGCGTCCGGCCGGGTGGCCTACACCCTCGGCCTGGAGGGCCCCGCGGTCAGCGTGGACACGGCGTGCTCCTCCTCGCTGGTTTCCCTGCATCTTGCGGTCCGTTCATTGCGCGGTGGGGAATGTTCGCTGGCCCTGGCCGGTGGGGTCACGGTGATGTCCACCCCGGCGCCCTTCGTGGAGTTCGCCCGGCACGGCGGGCTGGCCGCCGACGGCAGGTGCAAGGCCTTCGCCGAGGCCGCGGATGGCACTGGCTGGGCGGAGGGGGTGGGGGTGCTGGTGCTGGAGCGGTTGTCCGATGCGGAGCGCAACGGGCATCGGGTACTCGCGGTGGTGCGGGGGAGTGCGGTGAACTCCGATGGTGCCTCGAACGGGCTGACCGCCCCGAACGGCCCCGCGCAACAGCGGGTGATCACCGACGCACTCGGCGACGCCGGACTGTCCACTCGGGACGTTGATGCGGTGGAGGCGCACGGGACCGGGACCCGGTTGGGGGACCCGATCGAGGCGCAGGCGGTGTTGGCGACCTATGGGCAGGACCGTGGCACGCCGTTGTTGTTGGGTTCGGTGAAGTCGAATCTCGGGCACACCCTGGCCGCTGCTGGGGTGGCTGGTGTGATCAAGATGGTGCAGGCGATGCGGTATGGGGTGTTGCCGCGGACTCTGCATGTCGATGCGCGGACCTCGCATGTGGATTGGTCGGCGGGTGCGGTGGAGTTGCTGACCGAGCAGGCGGAGTGGCCGCGGGTGGACCGGCCCCGCCGGGCCGGGGTGTCCTCCTTCGGGATCAGTGGCACCAACGCACACGTCGTACTGGAGCAACCCGAGCCGCAGGAACACCCCATCCGCGAGGATGGCCCGCTGCCCGCGGTGCTGCCCTGGGCACTGTCCGCCCGGTCCGCGGGCGGGCTGAGGGCGCAGGCCGGACGGCTGCGCACCCACCTGGACGCCGCGGCCCCGGACGCCATCGACATCGGGCTCTCCCTTGGCGTATCCCGGACCGCCTTCGAGCACCGCGCGGTGGTACTGGCCGAGGATCCGGCGGGTGCGGCGGGTTCGCTGGCCGCCATCGCCGAAGGGCGGCCGGACCCCGCGGTCGTCCAGGGCAGCGCGGTGACCGGGAAGACCGCGTTTGTGTTTTCGGGTCAGGGTTCGCAGTGGTTGGGTATGGGTCGGGGGTTGTATGGGCGGTTTCCGGTGTTTGCGGAGGCGTTTGATGCGGTGGTGGCGGAGTTGGGTGTTGGGGTGCGGGAGGTGGTGTGGGGTGAGGATGCGGGGGCTTTGGTGCGGACTGGGTTTGCGCAGCCTGCGTTGTTTGCGTTGGAGGTGGCGTTGTTTCGGTTGGTGGAGTCGTGGGGGGTGCGGCCGGATTATGTGGTGGGGCATTCGGTTGGTGAGTTGGCTGCGGCGTATGTGGCTGGGGTGTTGTCGTTGCGGGATGCGTGTGTGGTGGTGGCGGCGCGGGCTCGGTTGATGGAGGGGTTGCGGTCGGGTGGGGTGATGGTGGCGGTGCGGGCTGGTGAGGGTGTGGTGGGTCCGTTGTTGGGGGAGGGGTGTGGGTTGCGGCGGTGAATGGGCCGGGTTCGGTGGTGTTGTCGGGGGAGCGGGGGGCTGTGTATGGGGTGGTGGAGGTGTTGGCTGGGTTGGGTTATCAGACCCGGGAGTTGGTGGTGAGTCATGCTTTTCATTCGGGGTTGATGGAGCCGATGGTGGGGGAGTTCGCTCGGGCTATCGGGGGTATTTCGCCTGGTGTTGGGGAGGTTCCGGTGGTGGCTGCTGCTGATGTGGGTGAGGGGTTTGGGTCGGTGGGGTATTGGGTGCGGCAGGTGCGGGAGCCGGTGCGGTTTGGGGATGCGGTGGTGAGGTTGTCCGAGTTGGGGGTGTCGCGGTTTCTGGAACTCGGGCCGGACGGGTCGTTGTGTGGTGTGTTGGATGGTGGGGTGGCGGTGCCGGTGTTGCGGCGGGAGTGGTCGGAGGAGGAGTCGGCGGTTCGGGCGTTGGCGAGGTTGTATGTGGCTGGTGTGCCGGTGGATTGGGCGGGTTTCTTTGCGGGGATGGGTGCGCGGGTGGTGGATCTGCCGACGTATGCGTTTCAGCATCAGCATTTCTGGCCTGCTTCTTCGGCACGCCCCGCCGACGCCACCGGACTCGGCCTGGACACCGCCGCGCACCCACTGCTGGGCGCCAGGACGGCCATCGCCGACTCCTCCGGAGTCCTGTTCACCGGACGGCTGTCCACCGCGACCCATCCCTGGCTGGCGGACCACCAGGTGGCGGGCAGCACCTTGCTGCCGGGCACGGCCCTGCTGGAACTGGCCCTGCGCGCCGGGGAGGAGGTCGGCTGCCGGCGGATCGCCGAGCTCACCCTGCTCACCCCGCTCCCGCTGGCGGGGCACGAGGCGGTGCACGTCCAGGTCTGGGTCGGCGCCGAGGACGAACCCGGCAGCCGCCCGATCGGGATCCACACCCGCCCGGCCGATGAACCGGAGCGGGAGTGGACGCAGCACGTCTCCGGGCGGCTGGCCACCGGTGAACGGCTCGCCGACTTCGGTCCCGGCGAATGGCCGCCTGCCGGGGCCACCGCACTGGACCTGACCGGACTCTACGACCGCGCGGCCGTGGACGGCTTCGACTACGGCCCGGTGTTCCGCGGCCTGCGCGCCGCCTGGCAGCTCGGCACCGAGGTCTTCGCCGAGGTCGCGCTACCGGACCAGGTGCGGGACGCCGAGACTTTCGGGCTGCACCCCGCGCTGCTGGACGCGGCCCTGCACGCCATGCCCTTCGCCTTCCCGGACGGCCCGGCCCGGCCCGGTCTGCCATTCCGGTGGGAAGGGGCCTCGCTGCACGCCGTCGGGGCGGCCGCACTGCGGGTGCGGATCACCCCGCGCGCCGAGGGCAAACTCGCGGTGACCGCGGTGGACCCCGAAGGCACCCCCGTGCTCTCGGTCGACTCCCTCACGCTACGTGCCCCGGCCGAGATGACCGCAACCGCAGGCAGGGCCGAACCGCTGTTCACCGTGGCCTGGTCCCCGCTGCCACCGGCGAGCACCGCCGAACCCACCACGGCCGTGCTCGGCGACGGGCTGGACTCGGTCCCCGACCCGGTGCCGGACCTGGTGCTGCTCGACCTGACCGGCGCCGAGGCCGAGGAGGTGGTGCCGGTCACGCACCAGCAGACCGCCAGGGTCCTCGGCCTGGCGCAACAGTGGCTGGACGAGGAGCGGTTCGCGCATTCCCGGCTGGTTGTGGTGACCCGCGGCGCACTGGACGGCGCCGACCCTGCGGCGGCCGCGGTGGGCGG
The sequence above is drawn from the Amycolatopsis aidingensis genome and encodes:
- a CDS encoding NDP-hexose 2,3-dehydratase family protein; the protein is MIELASLTRYPTLATRLAASASATGGAVLDDAGVQRWLEDRRRVHRQRVRLVPLDEMRGWHFRPGLGDLRHRSGRFYSVQGLRVSTDTGPVREWSQPIINQPEIGILGIVVREINGLLHCLVQAKTEPGNVNGIQLSPTVQATRSNYTRAHGGATVPYLEHFRRSAAGSGTVLADVLQSEQGAWFYCKRNRNMIVEVGPEVEAGEDFCWLTLRQLNRLLAVDNLVNMDTRTVLSCMPGWHRAPDGDRQSLHTEVEIRSWLTEQLSEHTVTARLMPLPSVHEGGWQVRPDRITHRDGRYFDIVGTEVDSNTREVPSWCQPLLRPRGTGIAALLVRYHHGVPHALVNATVEAGYRDVVELGPTVQCTPENYTQFGPEHQPRYLDLVRSAPAGSVLFDSVLSEEGGRFYHATTRYLIVDVGEGLPAAPPQFHWMSLPQLTEFLKYSHYVNVQARTLVAALRSVLDRAREPREQIPKGEPWSR